From the Bacteroidales bacterium genome, one window contains:
- a CDS encoding ABC transporter permease, giving the protein MSGKKYLSISPFGLLLVFLSSLILLFIIAPIAGMFFSTPASSLFDTAQDKQVRDSIWLTLFTAMGATLVASIGAIPLAYLLARREFRFKRVVLGVIDLPIVIPHSAAGIAILGFISRDTFLGKSASVFGIDLIGHPLGISVAMAFVSIPFLINAARDGFMNVPVRYEKAAQILGASPIRIFFSISLPLAWKSIVSGLIMMFARGMSEFGAVVIVAYHPMITPVLIYERFGSFGLSYARPVAVLFIIVSLIFFIILRLLSKTKNA; this is encoded by the coding sequence GGACTTTTGCTTGTTTTTCTGAGCAGTTTAATTCTATTGTTCATTATTGCTCCTATAGCAGGAATGTTTTTTTCAACGCCGGCTTCTTCACTTTTTGACACTGCTCAGGACAAACAAGTACGCGATTCAATATGGCTAACGCTTTTTACTGCAATGGGGGCTACATTGGTTGCGTCAATTGGAGCAATTCCTCTTGCATATTTGTTGGCGCGCAGAGAATTTCGTTTCAAAAGAGTTGTTCTTGGTGTTATTGATTTACCTATTGTTATACCTCATTCTGCGGCAGGCATTGCCATTTTAGGATTTATCTCCCGTGATACTTTTTTAGGAAAATCGGCATCTGTCTTTGGTATTGACCTGATTGGGCATCCATTAGGAATATCTGTTGCAATGGCATTTGTCAGCATCCCCTTTTTGATAAATGCTGCAAGGGATGGGTTCATGAATGTACCTGTCAGGTATGAAAAAGCAGCCCAGATTTTGGGAGCTTCTCCAATAAGAATATTTTTCAGCATTTCACTTCCCCTTGCTTGGAAAAGCATCGTCTCGGGTTTAATTATGATGTTTGCAAGAGGAATGAGTGAATTTGGCGCTGTGGTTATAGTTGCGTATCATCCCATGATTACCCCGGTTTTAATATATGAACGCTTTGGCTCGTTTGGGTTGAGTTACGCCCGCCCTGTTGCAGTTCTTTTTATTATTGTCTCATTGATATTCTTTATTATTTTAAGGCTATTAAGTAAAACAAAAAATGCTTGA